The Piliocolobus tephrosceles isolate RC106 chromosome 10, ASM277652v3, whole genome shotgun sequence nucleotide sequence TGCCGTTTCATCCATGGCTCCAAGGAGGATGAGGATGGCTATAAGAAGACAGGAGAGCTTCCCCCACGGCTGAGGCAGAAAGTAGCAGCTGGCCTTGGCCTTTCACCGGCAGACCTACCAAATGGCAAGGAGGAGGTCCCTATCTGCCGTGACTTTCTCAAGGGTGACTGTCAGAGAGGAGCCAAGTGCAAGTTCCGTCACCTGCAGCGGGATTTTGAGTTTGATGCTCGGGGTGGAGGAGGCACTGGTGGGGGCTCAACAGGCTCAGTCCTCCCAGGACGACGTCATGACCTCTATGATATCTATGACCTTCCTGACAGGGGCTTTGAGGACCATGAGCCAGGCCCAAAACGCCGACGAGGTGGATGCTGCCCCCCTGATGGCCCTCATTTTGAGTCATATGAATATAGCTTGGCTCCACCGCGAGGGGTGGAGTGCAGACTGCTAGAGGAGGAGAATGCCATGCTCAGGAAGCGGGTAGAGGAGTTAAAGAAGCAGGTCAGTAACCTGCTGGCCACCAATGAGGTATTACTGGAACAAAATGCTCAGTTCCGCAATCAGGCCAAGGTCATAACCCTGAGCTCCACTGCACCAGCGACTGAGCAGACTCTGGCCCCCACTGTGGGCACTGTCGCTACTTTTAACCATGGCATTGCCCAGACTCACACTACTCTCAGCAGCCAGGCTCTACAGCCTCGTCCAGTGTCCCAGCAAGAACTGGTGGCCCCTGCTGGAGCTCCAGCGGCTCCCCCAACTAATGCTGCACCTCCTGCTgctccaccacccccacccccacacttgaccccagagatcacgccactgtcaGCTGCCCTGGCTCAAACAATTGCCCAGGGAATGGCACCCCCACCTGTCTCCATGGCTCCTGTGGCTGTATCTGTGGCTCCTGTGGCCCCTGTGGCTGTATCGATGGCCCAACCCTTGGCAGGAATCACAATGAGCCACACCACCACTCCCATGGTGACTTACCCTATCGCTTCCCAGAGCATGCGCATCACGGCCATGCCACACTGATGGGGCTAATGGACACTCCCCTGGTATAGCCTCCCAGGGCTGGGGTCAAGGGGCCCTTGCCCACTTGCCTagccctccccagccctgtctGAAGGGCTCCCTTGAGAACTAGGACAAGAGACTACAAGGAGTATGTCCTGAGGAGGGGTTGGGTTGGTGTGTTTTCTCTCACCTCCCTTTTATGAGGGTCCTCTTGTCCATCTTCAAGCCTCACAGTGGGGGCTTGCAGAGGAATGCAGACTGAAGCCAGCAGAGAGGAAGGACTGACTGAAGGGCTGTGTCCTCATGGGAATTTGGGAACATCCCTCGTCTTGTCCTCTCTTCTGCACAGCACAGGTTCCAGCACtggttttggaagaaaaaaataccctgCCCAGAGGGAAAGCCAGGAAAGATTGGGAAGTGGGTGGTTAGGAGAGAAGGCCTGACAAGAGCCTTCAGACAATTTGGGTCCTAGTTGGTTGGGTTGGACAATAAAGGAATTGCTTCTGGGCCCTGGGAAGGCTGGGACCATAGTGCTCCAGCCCAAAGACTAGGGAAGCATTCATTACCCTAGTTTGGCCTGAAAATCCATAGGGCAGGGCCCACtactttccaaagaaataaaagaacaattatttttaacaaatggagGCAGTGAAAACTTGCTTAGATATTCTGTGTGGAAGATGGGAGCAGTAAATAGATCTCATGCCAAAATGGGATAAAGACCCCAGCCTCACATAGCTTTGGTAAGATAGATAGAAGCCAGTGAAGGGTAGGGACCCAGAACAAGACCAAATGGGGCTTTGGGGAAGGCACTTTATGGGGCAAAAGCTTTGGAGCCACCTAGTCTAGTTTAAAAATAGTCCCATCTGTTTCTGGTCTCTGTCGGTATGTGCTATTCCCAGGTTTCCTTAGTAACTAGGGCTCCTAGGGTCATTTAGCAGGGCAGGCAGTAAGGAGGGTGTATTTGCTGAGAAGTGGGGATGGGATGTTACATAGTTGACAGGTCCTTATTCAAACAGAGCAGGACAGGTGGAGTTGATGGCAGTTAATGTCCCTCGTACGCCAGCCCTTCTTCAGTGGCCAGTTCCTTAAGCCTTCAAGGCTTGGGAGGTCTGGGAAAAGAGTCCTAGGGACACAAGGCTCAGGGTCCATCCCTTTCCTCTGTCTCCACATAGGACCAGAAGTTTTAAATCTGCTTAAGTCAGTAAGGCCAGGGGCCCCAATAGTCAAACCTCAGTTCCTCCTCAGCTCACGGCTGATGTAAGGAAAACAACTCAGGTGTCTAGTTTAATGGGACAGTAGATTTGGAGGTAGAGAGTGATCCTGGATTGTGTTCCCCTTCATTAT carries:
- the ZC3H10 gene encoding zinc finger CCCH domain-containing protein 10, whose translation is MPDRDSYANGTGSSGGGPGGGGSEEASGAGTGSGGASSDAICRDFLRNVCKRGKRCRYRHPDMSEVSNLGVSKNEFIFCHDFQNKECSRPNCRFIHGSKEDEDGYKKTGELPPRLRQKVAAGLGLSPADLPNGKEEVPICRDFLKGDCQRGAKCKFRHLQRDFEFDARGGGGTGGGSTGSVLPGRRHDLYDIYDLPDRGFEDHEPGPKRRRGGCCPPDGPHFESYEYSLAPPRGVECRLLEEENAMLRKRVEELKKQVSNLLATNEVLLEQNAQFRNQAKVITLSSTAPATEQTLAPTVGTVATFNHGIAQTHTTLSSQALQPRPVSQQELVAPAGAPAAPPTNAAPPAAPPPPPPHLTPEITPLSAALAQTIAQGMAPPPVSMAPVAVSVAPVAPVAVSMAQPLAGITMSHTTTPMVTYPIASQSMRITAMPH